In Gammaproteobacteria bacterium, the following are encoded in one genomic region:
- the grxD gene encoding Grx4 family monothiol glutaredoxin — translation MDITERIKQTIKSNPIVIFMKGTPQFPQCGFSMRASQALTACGVEYAHVDVLAEPEVRQTLPQISQWPTFPQVFINGELIGGCDIVMEMYQKGELQKLAQAAAGRH, via the coding sequence ATGGATATTACCGAGCGCATCAAACAGACCATCAAAAGCAACCCCATCGTCATCTTCATGAAGGGCACGCCGCAATTTCCGCAGTGCGGCTTCTCCATGCGGGCTTCGCAGGCGCTGACGGCCTGCGGCGTGGAGTATGCCCATGTCGACGTTCTGGCCGAGCCGGAAGTACGCCAGACCCTGCCGCAGATTTCGCAATGGCCGACCTTTCCCCAGGTGTTCATCAATGGTGAACTCATCGGCGGCTGCGACATCGTGATGGAGATGTACCAGAAGGGCGAGCTGCAAAAGCTGGCACAGGCCGCTGCTGGAAGGCATTGA
- a CDS encoding MMPL family transporter, translated as MINRLKSYYRSALLQVVRLSVRHAVALVAFALLATAGLAWYTATHISLDTDTTKMLDPNLPFRKSGREFSAAFPQLGDQIVLVLEAEHAGEASDAADDLADALRQRPKQFQHVEEPGAGEYFAHYGLLYLSTDELWTLDEKLAAAAPFLGTLSRDPSLRGLCDVLGKAFSEYVSPEDRKTLTGMFDRLSGVIERRLAGRPQRMSWRDEMFKQDANKPGPRRAFVLTQARLDFTSLQPGEDALKAVHEIGRGIESSHPGVRVRVTGSVAMDTEELATVARDSKLTTALSFGLVCLLLALGLRSPGPVLAVLITLTCGLIWTAAFAAFTFGALNLISVSFAVLFIGMGVDFGIQYAMRFLEESDRGRDRTAALHGAARGVGGALTLAAVAAAISFFAFVPTSYRGLAELGVIAGFSMAVALTANLTMLPALLSLLRKPAAHPEHITVANTANNHSRLLRRHARAILIATALLVAGAAWLLPRATFDFNPINLKDGTTESVATFRDLLSDPDTTPYTIEILAANLDAARELSAKLDKLPVVDKTVNLASYVPDGQTEKLPIIDGIRTSLQGVLVTPPADVPVDAVTQAESLEKFRGQLLEAEAKEKDAGMAASMKRLSSAIQRLEALPGWPASVIPELQKDLIGDLPQLIVRLQKALQAGPVTLADLPAEIKERYVAADGRARIEVYPKEDMNNNDALRRFVRAVQAIAPTATDAPVELLEGGDTVIMACIQAAALALFCTVLLVLVVLHSLRATVLMMTPLLLAMLFTVAASVLLHIPFNFANIIALPLLIGLNNAYAAYLVLRHRTEGDVNDVLTSSTPRAVLFSGLTIISSFGTMAISTHPGLSGMGVLISLSLALALLCSLIVLPALLYVIDINKK; from the coding sequence ATGATTAACCGGCTGAAATCATATTACCGCTCGGCGCTGCTGCAAGTGGTGCGGCTTTCGGTGCGGCATGCCGTCGCCTTGGTCGCGTTTGCGCTCCTGGCCACCGCGGGCCTGGCCTGGTACACGGCGACGCACATCTCGCTCGACACCGACACCACCAAGATGCTGGACCCCAATCTGCCGTTCCGCAAATCCGGGCGCGAATTCAGCGCTGCCTTCCCGCAGCTGGGCGATCAGATCGTCCTGGTGCTGGAGGCGGAGCACGCCGGCGAGGCCAGCGACGCCGCCGATGACCTGGCCGATGCGCTGCGCCAGCGGCCGAAGCAATTCCAGCACGTCGAGGAGCCCGGCGCGGGGGAATATTTCGCCCACTACGGCCTGCTGTATCTCAGCACCGACGAATTGTGGACGCTGGATGAAAAACTGGCCGCGGCGGCGCCCTTCCTCGGCACCCTCTCGCGCGATCCCAGCCTGCGGGGACTGTGCGACGTCCTCGGCAAGGCCTTCAGCGAATACGTCAGCCCCGAGGATCGGAAGACGCTGACCGGCATGTTCGATCGGCTGAGCGGTGTCATCGAACGACGGCTCGCCGGCCGGCCGCAGCGCATGTCCTGGCGCGACGAGATGTTCAAACAGGACGCCAACAAGCCCGGCCCGCGGCGCGCCTTCGTGCTGACCCAGGCGCGGCTCGACTTCACCAGCCTGCAGCCCGGCGAAGACGCGCTCAAGGCGGTGCATGAAATCGGCCGCGGGATCGAGTCGTCGCATCCGGGTGTCCGCGTAAGGGTCACGGGATCGGTTGCCATGGACACCGAGGAACTGGCAACCGTTGCCAGGGACTCGAAACTGACCACGGCGTTGTCGTTCGGCCTCGTCTGCCTGCTGCTGGCGCTGGGCCTGCGTTCACCGGGACCGGTGCTGGCCGTGTTGATCACCCTCACCTGCGGGCTCATCTGGACCGCCGCCTTCGCCGCCTTCACCTTTGGCGCGCTCAATCTCATTTCCGTCAGTTTCGCGGTGCTGTTCATTGGCATGGGCGTGGACTTCGGCATTCAATACGCCATGCGCTTCCTTGAGGAATCCGATCGCGGGCGGGATCGCACCGCCGCGCTGCACGGCGCCGCGCGCGGCGTCGGCGGCGCCCTGACGCTGGCGGCGGTGGCGGCCGCCATCAGTTTCTTCGCCTTCGTTCCGACCAGCTACCGCGGGCTGGCGGAGCTCGGCGTCATCGCCGGCTTCAGCATGGCGGTGGCGCTCACCGCCAATCTCACCATGCTGCCGGCGCTCTTGAGCCTGCTGCGCAAACCGGCCGCCCATCCAGAACATATAACGGTCGCAAATACGGCCAACAACCACAGTCGTCTGCTGCGACGGCACGCCCGCGCCATTTTGATCGCAACCGCGCTCCTGGTCGCCGGTGCCGCGTGGCTGCTGCCGCGCGCCACCTTCGATTTCAATCCGATCAATCTCAAGGATGGCACCACCGAGTCCGTCGCCACCTTCCGCGATCTGCTGAGCGATCCGGACACCACGCCCTACACCATCGAAATCCTGGCCGCGAATCTGGACGCCGCCCGCGAACTGTCTGCAAAGCTCGACAAACTGCCGGTGGTGGACAAGACCGTAAACCTGGCTAGTTACGTCCCCGATGGCCAGACTGAAAAACTGCCCATCATCGACGGCATACGCACCTCGCTACAAGGCGTGCTGGTCACTCCTCCGGCTGACGTGCCGGTGGATGCCGTGACACAGGCGGAGAGTCTGGAAAAGTTCCGCGGGCAATTGCTGGAGGCGGAGGCAAAGGAAAAGGACGCCGGCATGGCCGCGAGCATGAAGCGGCTGAGCAGCGCGATCCAGCGTCTCGAAGCGCTGCCGGGATGGCCTGCGTCCGTGATACCGGAATTGCAGAAGGATTTGATCGGCGATCTGCCGCAATTGATCGTGCGCCTGCAGAAGGCGCTGCAGGCCGGCCCGGTCACGCTCGCCGACCTGCCCGCCGAAATCAAGGAACGCTACGTGGCCGCCGACGGCCGGGCGCGCATCGAGGTATATCCGAAGGAAGACATGAACAACAACGATGCCCTGCGCCGCTTCGTGCGCGCGGTGCAGGCCATCGCGCCCACGGCCACGGACGCGCCCGTCGAACTGCTGGAGGGCGGCGACACGGTCATCATGGCGTGCATCCAGGCGGCGGCGCTGGCGCTCTTCTGCACCGTCCTGCTGGTACTGGTGGTGTTGCACAGTCTCCGCGCCACCGTGCTGATGATGACGCCGCTCCTGCTGGCGATGCTGTTCACCGTCGCCGCCTCGGTGCTGCTGCATATCCCGTTCAACTTCGCCAATATCATCGCGTTGCCGCTCCTGATTGGCCTGAACAACGCCTACGCCGCCTACCTCGTGCTCCGCCACCGCACCGAAGGCGACGTCAACGACGTGCTGACCAGCAGCACGCCGCGCGCCGTCCTGTTCAGCGGCCTCACCATCATTTCCTCGTTCGGCACGATGGCGATCTCGACCCACCCCGGCCTCTCCGGCATGGGCGTGCTCATCAGCCTGTCACTGGCGCTGGCGTTGCTGTGTTCGCTGATTGTGCTGCCGGCACTGCTGTACGTCATCGACATCAACAAAAAATAA